The following are from one region of the Bactrocera oleae isolate idBacOlea1 chromosome 6, idBacOlea1, whole genome shotgun sequence genome:
- the LOC106614892 gene encoding C-type lectin 37Db isoform X1, which translates to MVNFIHICLMLLSTCGIVASSYHSCNGETAVNYHPFIKLGSKYYFINSNWKMNWFKSSEYCRSIGGDLANIVSLEEHLALEEYILARKIRTQLWFDGNDLAEEGRYMSHSTGQPIVFTKWLQNNPGNSGNEDCLEVCIHGKTLLMNDHHCENTFYAICQYRAPNKRCSENNSLMHQEEHCILEKLVDVSTQAVDIFKSHSQPTLSPTV; encoded by the exons ATGGTGAATTTCAtacacatttgtttaatgttgcTAAGCACTTGTGGTATCGTCGCGAGTAGTTATCACTCTTGTAATGGTG aaacgGCGGTAAATTATCATCCCTTCATCAAGCTTGGTAGCaagtattattttataaacagtAATTGGAAG ATGAACTGGTTCAAATCTTCTGAGTACTGTCGCTCTATTGGAGGCGATTTGGCGAATATTGTATCCCTTGAAGAACATCTGGCACTGGAAGAGTATATCTTAGCTAGAAAAATAAGAACGCAACTTTGGTTTGACGGCAACGATTTGGCAGAGGAAGGACGCTATATGTCACACTCCACTGGTCAACCCATAGTTTTCACCAAATGGTTACAAAATAATCCCGGCAATTCAGGTAATGAAGATTGCCTTGAAGTTTGTATACACGGCAAAACACTTCTGATGAATGATCATCACTGTGAAAATACTTTTTACGCTATTTGTCAGTATCGCGCACCCAACAAGCGTTGCAGTGAGAACAACTCATTAATGCATCAAGAAGAACACTGTATACTTGAGAAATTAGTTGATGTGTCGACGCAAGCAGTCGATATATTTAAATCACACTCGCAACCCACTCTGAGCCCAACAGTATAG
- the LOC106614892 gene encoding C-type lectin 37Da isoform X2, whose product MVNFIHICLMLLSTCGIVASSYHSCNGETAVNYHPFIKLGSKYYFINSNWKMNWFKSSEYCRSIGGDLANIVSLEEHLALEEYILARKIRTQLWFDGNDLAEEGRYMSHSTGQPIVFTKWLQNNPGNSVSRTQQALQ is encoded by the exons ATGGTGAATTTCAtacacatttgtttaatgttgcTAAGCACTTGTGGTATCGTCGCGAGTAGTTATCACTCTTGTAATGGTG aaacgGCGGTAAATTATCATCCCTTCATCAAGCTTGGTAGCaagtattattttataaacagtAATTGGAAG ATGAACTGGTTCAAATCTTCTGAGTACTGTCGCTCTATTGGAGGCGATTTGGCGAATATTGTATCCCTTGAAGAACATCTGGCACTGGAAGAGTATATCTTAGCTAGAAAAATAAGAACGCAACTTTGGTTTGACGGCAACGATTTGGCAGAGGAAGGACGCTATATGTCACACTCCACTGGTCAACCCATAGTTTTCACCAAATGGTTACAAAATAATCCCGGCAATTCAG TATCGCGCACCCAACAAGCGTTGCAGTGA